The nucleotide window CGAACAAAAGAGCCCCAGCCAGCACGGAGCAAACAACCGCCGGGACGCGGCTCCAGAAGATCAGTGTTTTCGGGTTCAGCCGGTTATGAAACGTAAAGGAGAAACCAGCCCGGTAATCATCCTGGGTATTCCCCGTTGGGGAAAATTCCAGCCGCGCTGGCCGAAGCGGGAGCAGGGGAAAGGACGAAATCAGCTTGGCCAGAAAAGGATGTTCGCGGTTGCGGGTGATGGAACGGGTCTGCCACTGGGCGACGCCGGCGGATGGATAAACGATTTCATCCCATGCGGGGGATAAATGGCGGGCGGCGTGAAGAGAAAAGAGCAGATGAGCCGTCAGCAGCAGCGAAGCGATCCCCCAGCCCATGCGCCGCGTCATGGCTAAGGAATCATCCCGAGCGCGATCCAGGCGCCGGTCCCGTCGATGACGACATCCTGGACGGTGGCGCCCCGGCCCGGCGTGAAGCTTTGGTGGTATTCGTCGGTGGCGGCATAAAGAAGGGCCAGGAGCAGGCTCCACGCGAAGATTTTTTTCCACGGCCAGAAGGTGCTGCCGGTAAGCGCGCGCGCGATCAAGCGTGCCAGGATCCCGAAGATCATCATATGCCCGGCTTTTCGAAGCGGGTAATCCCACCACGGTTGCACGAATCGCAAGTAGGGGAGGCTGGAAAAGTAAAAGATAAAAGCGGCCCAAACGATGACCGGCAGCCAGAGCGATCCAACCTCCATAACCGACAAACGGGGCCTGCCGGGATGTTCCGGTTTCAAAGAGTTCCCCTTTTCCAATCCTGATAAGCCGGATACCATCGTTGCGCTTTCCAGAGGACTTCCCAAGCCGTGTTCCGGGGAAAAATCACCGTGCGGCGTAAGCGGTAAAGGTTCGCGGCATGATCTCTGGGAGCGCGATCCGTGGCAAAGGCCACTTCATAGCCGGCGTCACGGACCATCTGCTCAACGGCCGGAGTGCTTTCCCCATAGGGGTAGGCAAAAATGGGAATCGTTTCGCCGAGAAGGTCCTCCAATTGTTTTTTGGATTCACGGATTTCCCGCCGGGCGGCATCGGGGGTCAGCTGGGGCAGATGGACATGGTGACAGGTGTGACCGCCGACGTCCATGCCAGCTTTTCGCCAATGACGAAGCTGGTCGCCGGAGAGAATCCGCGCGGAACCGTTGTCCCATGCGTTGCGTTCTTCCCCTGTGATGGCAAAAACGGTAGAGGAAAAACCAAACTCCTGCAGAACCGGCAGCCCTAATGTGAGAACTTCCTCATAGCCGTCATCAAACGTAATGGCCAGCCCACGGGTTGGAAGAGGACGTTTCTCAAGCAATAGGCGAACATAGTCTGACAGGGGGACGCTCCGGTACCCTAGGCGTTTGAACCAGGCCAGGTGGCGACGAAACTGTGTCTGGCTGACTGCGATGCGATTGGGATCAACGGCCCGGGACGGCTCCTGGGCGAGCAGCCGATGATAGGTCAGGATGGGTAGATAAGTCATGTGCGAATGAGGGACTGATAAACAGCGTCGACCGCTTCGGCTGTCTTCCGGATATCGTAATACTTTTCAACCTGGCCGCGGCCCCAGCGGCCCAGCTCTTCCGCGCGTTCCGGCGCCAACAACAGGTCGCGCAAAGCCAGCGCCAGCGTTTCCGGAGCAAATGTTTTTGGCACGAGATGATCCCCGAAATTGGTTCGTAAAGCCTGCGGCCAGGTTTCAGGGCCGCAGATTCCCAAAACGCCCCCTTCTCCCATAATGATCACTGGTTTGGCGCTGGCCAGGCTTTCCAGCGCCGAGCGTCCCCCGGCGATGACCATATCCACGTCATGCAAAAAGGCCGGCAGGTCTTGGATGAAGCCGATGGACTCCACGCGCGAGGGAGCAACGGCGGTGTTGACCACGCGCAGTTGTTCGACAAACGCCGCGGCGCGATCCTCCGGAACTTTCCCGGCAATCCGGAATACCGTTGGAGGCAGCGAGAAGGCTATCGATCTCAGCACCTCTAAAAAGAACTCAAAGGCTTTCCATCGGCCCCCGCTCAGGCGTCCCAATAACAGGAGTTGCTTCACAGCGGACCCCGGATTGGCCGCCGGCTGGAAGCGGTTCAGATCAACGCCATTACGAATCAGATGGATTTGTTTCAAGGGATAATGAAACCGTTGGGTCAGGTGATCCACCACCGCTTCATCAATGGCGAGCGCGGCGTCTCCGAAGCAGGGGAAGGCCCGCGAAAAAAGATGAACCGGCGGAGGTTGATGAATCGTCGTCACATGCGGAATCCCAGTAAGGGCCGCTGCCTGTGCCGCCACCCAGTGAGACCGGCGGGAATGCGAATGAATCAGCTGGATCTGATGGCGCCGGATAAAGCGGGCCACGCGCCAGGTATTCAGGACGCCGGCGGGGAACGCTTTTTGGTGGATCGGCCAGGAGGTATAGGTCTGGCCGTAATGCAGCCGGTCAGAAATCCAGAAGACCTCATGCTTCCCTTGCCAGGCTTCGGCCAGTGAGAGGCAATAGGTTTCGGAGCCCGCCGGCTCCAGGCAGGACAGCAGAAAGAGAATCCTCATAACATCAGCGAGCAGCAGACGGGGGTGAGGGTAACCAACGGATCGTCATTACGGTTTAGCCAAAAACGCTTTAATGCCGTTGACGATGGAGGCGGCCACCTGTTTCTGAAATTTGGGGTCAAAAATCATCTGTTCCTGTTCGGGCACGATGATAAACGCCTGCTCCGCGAGGAAGGAGGGCATCTGGGTCATGCGGCAAACCGCGAAATCCGCATAGAAAAGACCGTGATCGGGAAGCGGCAAACGCTTTCGATAGTCTGAGTGAATAACCTTAGCGAGGGTCAGGCTTTGAGGGTGATACCAATAAATACTGAACCCGTTATTCCAGACAGGGTTTTCGCTGTTTCCAGCGGCGTTGCAGTGAATGCTAATGAAGAGACGCGCGCCGCCTTTCCAGGCGATGCGCGGACGGTCATAAAGCGGAATATCGCTGTCCGTCTCGCGGATGAGAAAGGGGTTGGCTCCGGCACGTGCAAGAGCGTCCCGGACGACGTTTGCAATAGCAAGATTGGCGTCTTTTTCCAGCGTCCCGTGAGGGCCGATGGCGCCGGAATCCGAGCCGCCGTGACCCGCGTCGACAGCGATGGCCATCCCCGCGAGACCATCTTTCAACCAGGGTTTCCGGATTTCGATCAGCAAAGTTGTTCCTTCGTACCGGATGTCGTAGCCCCACCATTTCTGGAAAGCCGGCTCGATGACGAGCTGAACCGTGTCCGGGGCCGTCTGCCGCCAGCGGACTTGCTGGATCAGCGTGTCAAAAGGATCGTAACGGATGAGGTCGGTTTTAGCGACGGCCCCATAGAGCGTCACCACCAGCTGCGCCGGATTCAGGTTCTGCTCCGCGCGATAGGGCAGCACATCCCCTAATGGAACGCGGATCAGCGTGTTCTCGTCCTGACGAGTCACGATAAAGTTTCCCAATGGACTTTGCGCCGGTTGCGTCCCCGGAGGAAGTTCTTGAACGGCATTTTCCCTCACCCAGCCGCTTTGCATCGCCGACAAACGAACCCGCCACTGGCCCCCCACTTTCCCCGTCAAGCGGACCCGCATGCCTTTGGCGAGAAAAAGATCATAGCCCCCGTCGGGGCCTGTGCGCGCCGCCACATCCTCCAGGAGCAGCCCGACCCGGGGCGCCGGCGTGTTGTCGATCGTCAGGCGGCCAGCGGCTTTTTCTTTTTCCGTGATGCGGCGCCTCTTCAGCGTCACCTCGATGGAGGCGCGGTGGACTTTATCTTCCGGCTGAATCGTGTAAAGGCCTTCGTAGATTCCCCGTCGGCCTGCGGAGGAGACGCCGACCTCCATCATCGGGATCTTACGGGCGACGCCTTCGATGGAAAACTCGGCGCTGGCGCCGGAGGATCCCTGGAAACTCACCCGCACGCTGTCTCCGGCCATCAGCCAGGCGTCGTCAAACGGGGAGACCGATCCTTTTTCAATCGTGAGAGGGCTTAAGGGGCTGGCGATAAATCCCGGCGCCACATAAATGCGCCGGTCCAGTTTGGCGCTGTCTCCGGCAGGACTTTTGACTTCCGCGCTTAAAACGAAATCTCCCGTACTGACCGGAACCATGGCCAGATATCCTCCGCTGGAATGGACATTGATGGTGCTGCCATTGATCGTCAGGGTGGAGCCGGGGACCACCGCGCCGAAGGCGAAAATCTGCGACAACAACGGGAGGCGCTGACCTTCGGTGGGATGAACGATAGTGAGCGTTGCGGGAGTGATCGTGGGGGTGGAGGGGATAACGGCGGAGACGGCCAGGGAAGGCAACAAACATAAGGTCCATAGGAACTGTAGGGGCGCACCGCTGTGCGCCCGAACATTATGCCGCATACCATTTGCATGCCATTTGATGCCGACATGATGGTTTATGTGGCGTTGTTTATTGGCGGGCGCACAGCGGTGCGCCCCTACACATCCCCTGTCAGACAACATGAGGCTTTTCATTATCCTTCTTGTCCATCTCGGCCAGTTCCGCGCGCTGGGGGTCATAGCCTTCGCGGCCCATGAGAGCGTAGGTATAAACCTTCGCCAGCTCCACGCCCGGCTGGTCAAAGGCATTGACGTCCAGCAGCTCTCCCATATAAGCGACTGCCATCTCAAAGAAGAACAATAGCTCGCCAATCGTGGCGGGCGAGATCTCTGAAATGGAAATCGTCATATTCGGGCGCTGCGCTTTGGTCAGCGCGGAGCGGGTCCCCTGTTCTTCGGCCTTCAGTAATTCATTCAGCGTGCGTCCGCTCAGGTAATGGCTCGCATCCACGGAAGGGATAACGGTCTTGCGCCCGAAATCCTTCACCGACAAGAAAGAAATAATCTTGTCAAAAGGCCCCTCCATGTAAAGCTGGGCCTGGGAGTGTTGATCCGTAACGCCTAGCGCTTTGATCGGAGTCGGACCCAGATGGACGGTTTTGCCGGAACGGTCCAGCTTCTTGCCCAGGCTTTCCGCCCAGAGTTGGCGGTACCAATCGGCCACGCACCAGAGATTTTGCGAATACGGCATCAGCACCGAGAGCTTGACCCCCTTCTGGTAGTAAAGGTATTGAAGGGCGGCATAAACCGCGGCGGGATTGTCTTTCAGGGACGCACTCTGGCAGCGCTTGGCCATGGCTTTCGCGCCTCCCAGGAGCTCAACGAGATCAATCCCGGTCAGCGCGGCCGAGACCAACCCGACCGGAGTGAAGACGGAAAACCGTCCCCCCACATTGCCCGGCACCTCAAACGTCATCATTTTTTCCCGGGCGGCCAGCTCGCGCAGGTAACCTTTTTTGGCGTCCGTGGTCAGCACAAAGTGCTGCGGGGCCCGTTTCGCGCCGACGGTTTTCTCCACGGCTTTGCGGAAAAAGAAATAATTGGCCAGGCACTCCGCGGTTGTTCCGGATTTAGAGATGACATTGAAGAGGGTCTTTTTGAGATCCAGAGTTTCCAATAGTTCGGCGGTCCAGCGCGGGTCCACGTTGTCGAGCACAAAAAGCCGCAGCCATCCTTTGCGGTCCTTCCGGTCCATCAGGTTCCAGTAGAACGGTCGAAGCGCCTGTTGCAGCGAGTTGTTTCCCAACGCGCTGCCGCCGATGCCCAGCACCACGAGCGTGTCAAAGGGCTTGCGCGCGCGGCGCGCCCAGCGCATGATCCGTTTGGCTTCTTCGATCTGGTTGGGCAAGTCGATGAAGCCCAGTTTGCCGGAGGCCCCCATCTGAGTCACCGAACGGTGCGCGTCATTCAGGCGCGGCTGTAAGCCGGAGATTTCCGGTTCCATCAGGCCGTGTTGAATGCCAATGGCATCGGATAAGCAGTGTGAATAGTTTAATGACAACATCGGTTTCTCCTTCTTCTAGTGGTATTGAACAGGTGGTAAAACGGATGACGACGGAAATTTCAATGAAACCACCGCCAGAGAGTCGGGGGTTTGCGTCAGCGGCGCGGGCTGCTGGACACGAACCGGGGTTTTCGATTTCTTCGGTTCCCCCAGGGCCAACGGTGAAAACGTTTTGGCTTTCGGCAGGGGGGCGGGGTTTCCAGTACGCCATGACATAAGCGGAACGTTTCATCGGGATGTGCAGGGCCCAGCCGACTTCAATCCAGTCAAAATCTTTAATCAAACGCTTGTTGGCCTTCCAGATCGCCACCCAGCCGGGCCCCTGACGAACCGGGGAATGTTTTTCAGCGATTCCCCACAGCGTATCCCCTTTGGCGACGGTATAAACGCCGCGGTCGGCCGTTTTTTGCTGTATCTTCAGCGCCAGCCAGGCCTCTTTGGCGAAATCCATGGCTTTGGGGTAATCGCCGGCCGCCTGGGCCGCCTTCGCGGTCCGCAACGGGACGGAAACGGATGGGATATCGCCGGATTCTTTCGCGAGCTTGCGATAAGCCTCTCCGACAATGGCGATCGTTTTCGCAGACGCTTGTAGAGAAATCGAAGGAAGCTGATTCTTCGCGATAGGTACCGCTGAGGAAACGGGGGTTACCGGAGATGATTTTCGAGCCGTCGTTGTGATGCGACCGCGCCACCACAATAAGCCGCTGATCCCAATCCCGCCTACTAAAACAAGGACAATCAAGAGTTGAAGCCGCGTGATCCGCACGGAATAATTGAACCATTTCCGTGGAGGATTGTCGATTTTATTGAACCCTCATCCGGGTCGCCAGATGTTGGCGACCCACCTTCCCCCTCAGCAGGGGGAAGGTGCAGCTCCCGTGCCATCTGTTCTCCCTCTCCCTGATGAGGGAGAGGGTTGGGGTGAGGGTTTCGGGGTCGCTTACCCGAGCGTGAGCGAGGCCGTCATCAT belongs to Elusimicrobiota bacterium and includes:
- a CDS encoding VanZ family protein gives rise to the protein MKPEHPGRPRLSVMEVGSLWLPVIVWAAFIFYFSSLPYLRFVQPWWDYPLRKAGHMMIFGILARLIARALTGSTFWPWKKIFAWSLLLALLYAATDEYHQSFTPGRGATVQDVVIDGTGAWIALGMIP
- a CDS encoding polysaccharide deacetylase family protein, with the protein product MTYLPILTYHRLLAQEPSRAVDPNRIAVSQTQFRRHLAWFKRLGYRSVPLSDYVRLLLEKRPLPTRGLAITFDDGYEEVLTLGLPVLQEFGFSSTVFAITGEERNAWDNGSARILSGDQLRHWRKAGMDVGGHTCHHVHLPQLTPDAARREIRESKKQLEDLLGETIPIFAYPYGESTPAVEQMVRDAGYEVAFATDRAPRDHAANLYRLRRTVIFPRNTAWEVLWKAQRWYPAYQDWKRGTL
- a CDS encoding glycosyltransferase — protein: MRILFLLSCLEPAGSETYCLSLAEAWQGKHEVFWISDRLHYGQTYTSWPIHQKAFPAGVLNTWRVARFIRRHQIQLIHSHSRRSHWVAAQAAALTGIPHVTTIHQPPPVHLFSRAFPCFGDAALAIDEAVVDHLTQRFHYPLKQIHLIRNGVDLNRFQPAANPGSAVKQLLLLGRLSGGRWKAFEFFLEVLRSIAFSLPPTVFRIAGKVPEDRAAAFVEQLRVVNTAVAPSRVESIGFIQDLPAFLHDVDMVIAGGRSALESLASAKPVIIMGEGGVLGICGPETWPQALRTNFGDHLVPKTFAPETLALALRDLLLAPERAEELGRWGRGQVEKYYDIRKTAEAVDAVYQSLIRT
- a CDS encoding N-acetylmuramoyl-L-alanine amidase; protein product: MRHNVRAHSGAPLQFLWTLCLLPSLAVSAVIPSTPTITPATLTIVHPTEGQRLPLLSQIFAFGAVVPGSTLTINGSTINVHSSGGYLAMVPVSTGDFVLSAEVKSPAGDSAKLDRRIYVAPGFIASPLSPLTIEKGSVSPFDDAWLMAGDSVRVSFQGSSGASAEFSIEGVARKIPMMEVGVSSAGRRGIYEGLYTIQPEDKVHRASIEVTLKRRRITEKEKAAGRLTIDNTPAPRVGLLLEDVAARTGPDGGYDLFLAKGMRVRLTGKVGGQWRVRLSAMQSGWVRENAVQELPPGTQPAQSPLGNFIVTRQDENTLIRVPLGDVLPYRAEQNLNPAQLVVTLYGAVAKTDLIRYDPFDTLIQQVRWRQTAPDTVQLVIEPAFQKWWGYDIRYEGTTLLIEIRKPWLKDGLAGMAIAVDAGHGGSDSGAIGPHGTLEKDANLAIANVVRDALARAGANPFLIRETDSDIPLYDRPRIAWKGGARLFISIHCNAAGNSENPVWNNGFSIYWYHPQSLTLAKVIHSDYRKRLPLPDHGLFYADFAVCRMTQMPSFLAEQAFIIVPEQEQMIFDPKFQKQVAASIVNGIKAFLAKP
- a CDS encoding glucose-6-phosphate isomerase; this translates as MLSLNYSHCLSDAIGIQHGLMEPEISGLQPRLNDAHRSVTQMGASGKLGFIDLPNQIEEAKRIMRWARRARKPFDTLVVLGIGGSALGNNSLQQALRPFYWNLMDRKDRKGWLRLFVLDNVDPRWTAELLETLDLKKTLFNVISKSGTTAECLANYFFFRKAVEKTVGAKRAPQHFVLTTDAKKGYLRELAAREKMMTFEVPGNVGGRFSVFTPVGLVSAALTGIDLVELLGGAKAMAKRCQSASLKDNPAAVYAALQYLYYQKGVKLSVLMPYSQNLWCVADWYRQLWAESLGKKLDRSGKTVHLGPTPIKALGVTDQHSQAQLYMEGPFDKIISFLSVKDFGRKTVIPSVDASHYLSGRTLNELLKAEEQGTRSALTKAQRPNMTISISEISPATIGELLFFFEMAVAYMGELLDVNAFDQPGVELAKVYTYALMGREGYDPQRAELAEMDKKDNEKPHVV
- a CDS encoding LysM peptidoglycan-binding domain-containing protein, producing the protein MRITRLQLLIVLVLVGGIGISGLLWWRGRITTTARKSSPVTPVSSAVPIAKNQLPSISLQASAKTIAIVGEAYRKLAKESGDIPSVSVPLRTAKAAQAAGDYPKAMDFAKEAWLALKIQQKTADRGVYTVAKGDTLWGIAEKHSPVRQGPGWVAIWKANKRLIKDFDWIEVGWALHIPMKRSAYVMAYWKPRPPAESQNVFTVGPGGTEEIENPGSCPAARAADANPRLSGGGFIEISVVIRFTTCSIPLEEGETDVVIKLFTLLIRCHWHSTRPDGTGNLRLTAAPE